In Serratia liquefaciens ATCC 27592, the genomic stretch TTGATCGTTATCGGTGGCGGCATCAACGGTGCCGGCATCGCGGCGGATGCTGCCGGGCGCGGCCTGTCCGTACTGCTGCTGGAAGCGCAAGACTTGGCCTGTGCTACGTCTTCCGCCAGTTCCAAACTGATCCACGGTGGCCTGCGCTACCTGGAACACTACGAATTCCGTTTGGTCAGCGAAGCGCTGGCAGAGCGTGAAGTACTGCTGAAATTGGCACCGCACATTGCCTTCCCAATGCGTTTCCGTCTGCCGCACCAGCCGCACCTGCGTCCGGCCTGGATGATCCGTATCGGTCTGTTCCTGTACGATCACCTGGGTAAACGCACCAGCCTGCCAGGCAGCAAGGGTTTGCGCTTTGGACCAGAATCGGTGCTGAAACCTGAATTGAAGCGCGGTTTCGAATATTCCGACTGCTGGGTCGACGATGCTCGCCTGGTGGTGTTGAACGCCCAGGAAGTGGAAAAACGCGGTGGCGAAGTGCGTACCCGTACCAAGGTCACCCGCGCATGGCGTGAGAATGGCCTGTGGATGGTAGAAGCGGTCGACGTCGACAGCGGCAAAACCTTTACCTGGCGCGCCAAAGGCCTGGTGAACGCCACTGGCCCATGGGTGAAAAACTTCTTCGACGACGGCCTGAAGCTGAAATCACCTTACGGTATCCGCCTGATCAAAGGCAGCCACATCGTGGTGCCGCGCGTACACGATCAGCCGCAGTCCTATATTCTGCAAAACGAAGACCACCGTATCGTCTT encodes the following:
- the glpD gene encoding glycerol-3-phosphate dehydrogenase, with the protein product METKDLIVIGGGINGAGIAADAAGRGLSVLLLEAQDLACATSSASSKLIHGGLRYLEHYEFRLVSEALAEREVLLKLAPHIAFPMRFRLPHQPHLRPAWMIRIGLFLYDHLGKRTSLPGSKGLRFGPESVLKPELKRGFEYSDCWVDDARLVVLNAQEVEKRGGEVRTRTKVTRAWRENGLWMVEAVDVDSGKTFTWRAKGLVNATGPWVKNFFDDGLKLKSPYGIRLIKGSHIVVPRVHDQPQSYILQNEDHRIVFVIPWNDEFSIIGTTDVEYHGDPKDVKIDDNEINYLLKVYNDHFKKQLGRDDIVWTYSGVRPLCDDESDSPQAVTRDYTLDVHDEKGKAPLLSVFGGKLTTYRKLAEHAMEKLSHYYPGCGPAWTKNGSLPGGDIGGDRDSYAAKLRREHSWLPESLARRFARTYGSHSELILAGANSLNDLGEDFGHGLHEAELRYLIEKEWVVELDDAIWRRTKLGMWLDETQQARVKAWLAEHAKAKTLSLAS